The following proteins are co-located in the Desulfatitalea tepidiphila genome:
- the rsmA gene encoding 16S rRNA (adenine(1518)-N(6)/adenine(1519)-N(6))-dimethyltransferase RsmA, with protein MTSPQTILKAWNLRARKELGQNFLREPTLAENIVNLAAIGCQDLVLEIGAGLGAMTIPAARRARRVIAVEKDRLLVPLLQAELLAQGLQHVQVMEANILALDLNRLAEQEGQAFVVIGNLPYNISSQVMVKLITERRSVRRAVLMFQKELADRLCAAPGNRTYGRLSVLLQYCAEMKVLREIKAEMFYPKPKVGSTVLQIDFKARIEPQVSDEALMIRVVQAAFGQRRKTLRNALAGGLLPLGGDGAAAVLEAAAIDPQRRAETLSVADFVRLTDAVGRYLVRPDRQA; from the coding sequence ATGACATCGCCCCAAACGATTCTGAAAGCATGGAACCTGCGCGCCCGCAAGGAACTGGGCCAAAATTTTCTCAGAGAACCGACCCTGGCCGAGAATATCGTCAACCTGGCCGCCATCGGATGTCAGGACCTTGTTCTGGAAATCGGTGCCGGGCTGGGCGCCATGACCATACCGGCTGCGCGTCGGGCCCGGCGCGTCATCGCCGTGGAGAAGGATCGCCTGCTGGTCCCTCTGTTGCAGGCCGAATTGCTGGCCCAGGGTCTGCAACACGTCCAGGTCATGGAGGCAAACATCCTCGCCCTGGATTTGAACCGCCTGGCAGAGCAGGAGGGCCAGGCCTTCGTCGTCATCGGCAATCTGCCGTACAACATCTCTTCGCAAGTGATGGTGAAACTGATCACAGAGCGCCGTTCGGTGCGCCGGGCCGTGCTGATGTTTCAGAAGGAGCTGGCCGATCGGCTCTGTGCCGCTCCCGGCAACCGGACTTACGGCCGTCTTTCGGTTCTTTTGCAGTATTGTGCCGAAATGAAGGTGCTGCGGGAAATCAAGGCGGAGATGTTTTACCCCAAACCCAAAGTGGGATCCACGGTGCTGCAGATCGATTTCAAGGCGCGTATCGAGCCCCAGGTGAGCGATGAAGCCTTGATGATCCGCGTGGTCCAGGCCGCTTTCGGCCAGCGTCGCAAAACGCTTCGCAATGCGCTGGCCGGCGGGCTGCTGCCCCTGGGCGGTGACGGTGCCGCGGCGGTCCTGGAAGCGGCCGCCATCGATCCCCAACGGCGGGCGGAGACCCTCAGCGTGGCCGATTTCGTCCGCCTGACCGATGCGGTGGGCCGATACCTGGTCCGGCCCGACCGGCAAGCTTGA
- a CDS encoding type I glyceraldehyde-3-phosphate dehydrogenase, with protein MKEQEGYSRIGGLGINGFGRIGKLSLWHHIGRKYFNEIVVNIGRQAGTGLADIAHYLERDSTYGALHAYLHGYNAKPVVEELNESEGSMRVDGVKVRFLRDVRNPGAIDWQSHHIRLVVDTTGQFLDPTLPPDSAKGSLRGHLAAGAQKVIASAPFKIKAKATPMPEDAITTVMGVNGNDYDPRRHRLISNASCTTTCLAHMFKPLLDAFGAQRILSASMATIHAATGSQEVLDRLPKAGKTDLRKNRSIMNNIILTTTGAAAALGLVIPEMKGIGFIAESVRVPTSSGSLIILVLSIQEEPDSRSVTREAINAVYARAASEDPNAYLYYTEEQNVSVDIIGTPRAAAIIEAHETHTRTAELTIDLRKVPGIPSTLLSAMESTIVRPQVTQAVIYGWYDNEMGSYVNMLGDRTVSVAEQM; from the coding sequence ATGAAAGAACAAGAGGGTTACAGCAGGATCGGGGGACTCGGTATCAACGGCTTCGGCCGGATCGGCAAACTGAGCTTGTGGCACCATATCGGGCGCAAGTACTTCAATGAGATCGTGGTCAACATCGGACGACAAGCCGGCACCGGCCTGGCGGACATCGCCCACTACCTCGAACGGGACTCCACTTATGGCGCCCTGCATGCCTACCTGCATGGCTACAACGCCAAGCCGGTCGTGGAAGAGCTCAACGAAAGCGAAGGCAGCATGCGGGTGGACGGCGTCAAGGTTCGTTTTTTGCGGGACGTCCGCAACCCCGGGGCCATCGATTGGCAAAGCCATCATATCCGCCTGGTGGTCGACACGACCGGACAGTTTCTCGACCCGACGTTGCCTCCCGACAGCGCCAAGGGCTCGTTGCGGGGCCATCTGGCCGCCGGCGCCCAAAAGGTCATTGCATCCGCGCCGTTTAAAATCAAAGCCAAAGCGACTCCCATGCCCGAAGATGCGATCACCACCGTCATGGGCGTCAACGGCAATGACTATGATCCCAGGCGCCATCGGTTGATATCCAATGCCTCGTGCACCACGACCTGCCTGGCCCACATGTTCAAACCCTTGCTGGATGCCTTCGGCGCCCAGAGGATATTGTCGGCTTCCATGGCCACGATTCATGCCGCCACCGGCTCTCAGGAAGTGCTCGATCGCCTGCCCAAAGCAGGCAAGACCGACCTGCGCAAAAATCGCAGCATCATGAACAACATCATTCTGACCACCACCGGCGCGGCCGCCGCCCTGGGCCTGGTGATCCCTGAAATGAAGGGCATCGGGTTTATCGCGGAATCCGTGCGCGTGCCGACCAGCTCGGGATCGTTGATTATCCTCGTGCTGAGCATCCAGGAAGAGCCCGACAGCCGAAGCGTCACGCGGGAAGCCATCAATGCCGTCTATGCCCGGGCCGCTTCGGAAGATCCCAACGCCTATCTCTACTACACCGAGGAGCAGAACGTTTCGGTGGATATCATCGGCACTCCGCGGGCGGCCGCAATCATCGAGGCACACGAAACCCATACCCGTACCGCCGAACTGACCATCGACCTGAGGAAGGTGCCCGGTATCCCGTCGACCCTGCTTTCGGCCATGGAAAGCACGATCGTTCGGCCCCAGGTGACCCAGGCCGTGATCTATGGGTGGTACGACAATGAAATGGGCAGTTATGTGAACATGCTCGGCGACCGCACGGTGTCCGTCGCCGAACAGATGTAG
- a CDS encoding PEP/pyruvate-binding domain-containing protein — translation MIKSRALEVNLARTQVDVAIDPKYASLQAVMADYYGLLKGLNTFLKEVSHPYKNWQYIVGGARGYALDYFHLMRMHPMGVEAAERLLEIFLDGLTNSTTQAVKVDAADNLLLFLQRIIKSAEGEWKRFEPLVQAYFEKIENLPDDLFHLFVRSYFPLKRLAESFTVDAPKTERQMAAATGRLILRCLMASYDYWLAQKGPMQWFVAEIGTDLPCMNRLLEIFHPVRHETLAAQRGKAIQIADTRDLASPEVLRDLCRLDDFNDILKTYRKIPQQLLEAGGAAYGNQWKVLFLFHSMNIEGLALLHEDTLRDINRTLDQLISTQSSHYTDSLIRKTFSILKISSQSYPTTALSCVLNMGKAIFRTDDDELIAMFIDGVIDLGFQAPQIKGVGNDWQIQVNNAHLENIRTWLELIELQPKKATRLMSNLIIHLAVSGVFIRDTDLFGRDITRLLNSDIGPIYNLTKQLARLFPVYFNDIGAEGELRDISTRIDEICHRRDPLIHFLRKQSHVESSNRVLNLMEAVLHFWTTRDKTALGPFLPPDIYAQIDTNGPHIRGVHRILSYLAQSGLQIDSQLLLKRASELKTIVGKVDKVTDTDRERILLLAEFYKQLNNKYNLDFKSLKSLVNQMPQESFPRLDMLKKALDEPGLNDRISGLLDYLMVLRSIILMAETYEAREDIYKKRHFTVDIPSMYGSYRELKFDAMGLTLRIEALVNALFEELVNTIDLSFITKSTCHQIYKRLKLFDRALKIDGIASAELERELDLLSHSLEIRGFSFTQYLDIFKGFAQAVKNVINDYFNNIHGEHLTQILDSMPQTCLLEKFKPIGFSGEVDLENVCHRTSEIFFRDRLATSLGLQQLDLFLSRILNTLFHQSNKLPKEKLRLLLNYDPERAITSLSAPNRLATDIINLGNKGYNLVKLLNFRLPVPPGFIITTEVFRCREIIETFPPAKDNFHDQVTQHIHDLEKITGKRFGYPRNPLLISVRSGSSISQPGMMDTFLNVGMNEEIAEGLAVKSQNPWFAWDNYRRFLQCYGMGVGLQRDDFDAIISDHKKHLGIPLKKEFSGEHMKQVALNYKRRILDEGYTVPDDPMEQLHLTIRSVMDSWESEKAKTYRQIMGISDDWGTAITVQAMVFGNVSQRSGSGVIFTHNPRWSSERLSLWGDFTVENQGEDVVAGLVKTLPISIKQQEAELRETDITLETHFPEIYQTMLSWAQELIFKRGWSPQEMEFTFESQDTRDLYLLQTRDMAIRERKRVLAFDLQGKETDLYLGHGIGVSAGAMSGRLVFGLDEVEYWRAKEPQTALILVRGDTVPDDIKEIFAADGVLTARGGVTSHAAVVAHRLGKTCVVGCGGMLCDERKRLVRFTNHELSSGDYISIDGREGSVYRGCLKIKEA, via the coding sequence ATGATCAAATCCAGAGCACTGGAAGTTAATCTGGCCCGCACCCAGGTGGATGTGGCCATCGATCCGAAGTATGCCAGCCTGCAAGCCGTCATGGCGGATTATTACGGTCTACTCAAAGGGTTGAACACGTTTCTCAAAGAAGTATCCCATCCTTATAAGAACTGGCAATATATCGTCGGCGGCGCACGTGGTTACGCTTTGGATTACTTCCATTTGATGCGCATGCACCCCATGGGGGTCGAGGCGGCCGAGCGGCTGCTGGAGATTTTTCTGGATGGTTTGACAAATTCAACTACCCAGGCCGTTAAAGTGGATGCCGCTGACAATCTCCTGCTTTTTCTCCAAAGGATCATCAAATCCGCGGAGGGCGAATGGAAGCGTTTCGAACCCCTGGTGCAGGCTTATTTTGAAAAAATCGAGAATCTTCCGGACGACCTGTTTCATCTTTTCGTGCGAAGCTATTTCCCGCTCAAGCGGCTGGCCGAAAGCTTCACGGTCGATGCGCCCAAAACCGAAAGGCAAATGGCGGCGGCGACCGGCCGGTTGATCTTGCGCTGTTTGATGGCCAGTTACGACTACTGGCTGGCTCAAAAGGGACCGATGCAGTGGTTCGTGGCCGAAATCGGAACGGACCTGCCGTGCATGAATCGCCTGCTCGAGATTTTTCACCCGGTTCGACACGAAACCCTCGCAGCGCAGCGGGGAAAAGCCATCCAAATCGCCGACACCCGGGACCTGGCCTCGCCCGAAGTTCTCCGGGACCTGTGCCGGCTCGATGATTTCAACGATATTTTGAAGACCTACCGCAAGATTCCACAGCAACTGCTTGAGGCGGGCGGCGCGGCATACGGCAACCAATGGAAGGTGTTGTTTCTATTTCACAGCATGAACATCGAGGGGCTGGCGCTGCTCCATGAAGACACCCTGCGCGATATCAACCGCACCCTCGACCAATTGATCAGCACCCAGAGTAGCCACTACACCGACAGCCTGATCCGCAAGACCTTCTCCATTCTCAAGATCAGCTCGCAAAGTTACCCGACCACGGCATTGAGCTGCGTGCTCAACATGGGCAAAGCCATCTTCCGGACCGACGATGACGAGCTGATCGCCATGTTTATCGATGGGGTGATCGATCTCGGATTCCAGGCTCCCCAGATCAAGGGCGTCGGCAACGACTGGCAGATCCAGGTGAACAATGCCCACCTGGAAAACATTCGCACCTGGCTGGAGCTGATCGAATTGCAACCCAAGAAGGCGACCCGCCTGATGAGCAATCTGATCATTCACCTGGCCGTCAGCGGCGTCTTCATTCGCGATACGGATCTGTTCGGCCGCGATATCACCCGTCTGCTCAACAGCGATATCGGACCGATCTACAACCTGACCAAGCAACTGGCCCGCCTATTTCCAGTCTACTTCAACGACATCGGCGCCGAAGGCGAGTTGCGCGACATCTCCACCCGCATCGACGAGATTTGCCATCGGCGGGATCCCCTGATCCACTTCCTGCGCAAGCAAAGCCATGTGGAAAGCAGCAACCGCGTGCTCAACCTCATGGAGGCGGTGCTTCATTTCTGGACGACCCGCGATAAGACAGCGCTGGGACCGTTCCTGCCACCCGATATTTATGCCCAGATCGACACCAACGGTCCTCACATCCGGGGCGTTCACCGCATCTTGAGCTATCTTGCCCAATCGGGCCTGCAGATCGACAGCCAACTTCTGCTCAAGCGGGCATCGGAGCTCAAAACGATCGTGGGTAAGGTCGACAAGGTGACGGACACCGATCGCGAGCGCATCCTGCTCCTCGCTGAATTCTACAAGCAGTTGAACAACAAGTACAACCTGGATTTCAAAAGCCTCAAGAGCCTCGTCAATCAAATGCCCCAGGAATCTTTTCCCCGCCTGGACATGCTCAAAAAAGCGTTGGATGAGCCTGGTCTCAACGACCGCATCTCAGGCCTGCTCGACTACCTCATGGTCCTGCGCTCCATCATCCTGATGGCCGAAACCTACGAGGCTCGAGAAGACATTTACAAGAAGCGTCACTTTACCGTAGACATTCCCTCCATGTACGGTAGTTATCGCGAACTGAAATTCGACGCCATGGGGTTGACCCTGCGCATCGAGGCCCTGGTCAACGCGCTGTTCGAGGAGTTGGTCAACACCATTGATTTGAGCTTCATCACTAAATCCACGTGCCATCAGATCTACAAACGGTTGAAACTGTTCGACCGGGCGCTGAAAATCGATGGGATTGCATCCGCCGAGTTGGAGCGCGAATTGGACCTGCTCAGCCACTCCCTGGAGATCCGCGGGTTCAGCTTCACCCAGTACCTGGATATCTTCAAGGGGTTCGCCCAGGCGGTCAAAAACGTGATCAATGACTACTTCAACAATATCCACGGGGAGCATCTGACCCAGATCCTGGATTCGATGCCCCAGACCTGCTTGTTGGAGAAATTCAAACCCATCGGCTTTTCCGGGGAAGTGGATCTGGAAAACGTGTGTCACCGCACATCGGAAATCTTCTTCCGCGATCGCCTGGCCACATCATTGGGCTTGCAGCAGCTCGATCTTTTTCTCAGTCGCATCCTGAACACTTTGTTTCATCAATCCAACAAACTGCCCAAAGAAAAATTGCGCCTGCTGCTCAACTACGACCCGGAACGGGCCATTACCTCTTTATCGGCTCCCAATCGCCTGGCCACGGATATTATCAACCTGGGCAACAAAGGCTACAACCTCGTTAAACTGCTCAATTTCCGCCTGCCGGTGCCGCCAGGGTTCATCATCACCACCGAAGTATTTCGCTGCCGGGAAATCATCGAAACCTTCCCACCGGCCAAAGACAATTTCCATGACCAGGTAACGCAACACATTCATGATCTGGAAAAAATCACCGGTAAACGCTTTGGATATCCGCGAAACCCCCTACTGATTTCAGTGCGCAGCGGCTCGTCCATTTCACAGCCCGGCATGATGGATACCTTCCTGAATGTGGGCATGAACGAAGAGATCGCCGAGGGACTGGCCGTCAAAAGCCAAAATCCCTGGTTCGCCTGGGACAACTACCGACGCTTCCTTCAGTGCTACGGTATGGGGGTCGGACTGCAACGCGACGACTTCGACGCCATCATCAGTGACCATAAAAAACATTTGGGGATCCCCTTGAAGAAGGAATTCAGCGGGGAACACATGAAACAGGTGGCGCTGAATTACAAGCGGCGCATTTTGGACGAAGGCTATACGGTTCCTGACGACCCCATGGAACAGTTGCATTTGACCATCCGCTCCGTGATGGACTCCTGGGAGTCGGAAAAGGCCAAGACGTACCGGCAGATCATGGGGATATCCGACGATTGGGGGACGGCCATCACGGTCCAGGCCATGGTCTTCGGCAACGTCTCCCAGCGCTCCGGCTCAGGCGTGATCTTTACCCACAACCCCCGTTGGTCCAGCGAACGGCTGAGCCTGTGGGGTGACTTTACCGTTGAAAACCAGGGTGAGGACGTGGTGGCCGGATTGGTCAAGACACTGCCCATTTCGATCAAGCAGCAGGAGGCCGAGCTGCGCGAGACCGATATCACCCTGGAGACGCACTTTCCCGAAATCTATCAGACCATGCTGAGCTGGGCCCAGGAGCTGATCTTTAAAAGAGGGTGGAGTCCCCAGGAGATGGAATTTACCTTCGAAAGCCAGGACACCCGTGACCTTTACCTGCTTCAGACACGCGACATGGCCATTCGAGAACGCAAGCGCGTACTGGCTTTTGATCTGCAAGGCAAGGAAACCGACCTCTACCTGGGCCATGGCATCGGTGTCAGCGCCGGCGCCATGAGCGGCCGCCTCGTCTTCGGTTTGGACGAGGTCGAATACTGGCGGGCCAAGGAGCCCCAAACCGCGTTGATCCTGGTACGCGGTGATACGGTGCCGGATGACATCAAGGAGATCTTTGCCGCCGATGGGGTTCTCACGGCCCGTGGTGGGGTGACCTCCCATGCCGCGGTCGTGGCCCACCGCCTCGGAAAGACATGCGTGGTCGGCTGCGGCGGCATGCTTTGCGACGAGCGAAAACGGTTGGTCCGCTTCACGAACCACGAGTTGTCATCAGGAGACTACATCAGCATCGATGGCCGCGAGGGATCGGTTTACCGCGGCTGTTTGAAAATCAAGGAGGCCTGA
- a CDS encoding TPM domain-containing protein, whose translation MTNLAKRFLTDEEKIKIDAAVKAAEAKTSGEIVCLVESASYRYPMANVIGAAVLALPLALILTPLIGGWLWIGPYNMWLFLGLFGLAFTGAYIIVDHSTPLKRAFVSKREIEEEVEEAAITSFFKHGLYRTKNANGILLFISVFEHKVWVLADHGIHTRVPAGQWDAIVDRVIAGIRNQRAAVAICEAVDTIGAILSQHFPVDPDDANELKNLIVTDQ comes from the coding sequence ATGACAAATCTTGCCAAACGGTTTTTGACCGATGAGGAGAAAATCAAGATCGATGCCGCGGTAAAAGCGGCCGAAGCCAAGACCTCGGGCGAAATCGTTTGCCTGGTCGAATCGGCGAGTTATCGCTACCCCATGGCCAACGTGATCGGCGCAGCGGTCCTCGCGTTGCCTCTGGCCCTGATACTCACCCCGCTGATCGGCGGATGGCTCTGGATCGGCCCCTATAACATGTGGCTCTTTTTGGGCCTGTTCGGGCTCGCCTTTACGGGCGCCTATATTATCGTCGACCATAGTACACCGCTGAAGCGCGCTTTTGTCTCGAAAAGGGAGATCGAGGAGGAGGTCGAAGAAGCGGCCATCACCAGCTTTTTCAAGCACGGTCTGTATCGCACCAAAAATGCTAACGGCATCCTGCTTTTTATTTCGGTTTTCGAGCACAAGGTCTGGGTGTTGGCCGATCACGGGATCCACACCCGGGTGCCGGCCGGCCAGTGGGATGCCATTGTGGATCGGGTGATCGCCGGCATTCGCAATCAACGAGCGGCGGTCGCTATCTGCGAGGCTGTCGATACAATAGGTGCCATTCTCAGCCAACATTTCCCCGTCGATCCCGATGACGCCAACGAACTCAAAAACCTCATCGTTACGGACCAGTAG
- a CDS encoding TPM domain-containing protein: protein MQQSRDGIEPARIGQRILIVMAVLTALAALFIGVQQLWALEVPRLQGRVNDYANMIGSATQQQLEAMLADLERSDGTQIVVLTIPELQGDALEDFSIRVAEKWGIGQKANDNGAILLISKNDRKIRIEVGYGLEGRLTDLMVGRIIRNVIAPQFKMGRFDQGIMDGVSAMVGTVKGEYEAPASERRPEKNGPGSSGLVGLIVLFMLLNVLGRVNRWVGAGLGGVLAPIAGALLFGAGALAILALIPIGVLGGFLLGTFGAPLSFGHTLPSSRRGTHWGGGGFGGFSGGGGFGGFSGGGGGFGGGGASGGW, encoded by the coding sequence ATGCAGCAAAGCAGAGACGGCATCGAACCGGCGCGTATCGGTCAGCGGATACTGATCGTCATGGCGGTGTTGACCGCCCTGGCCGCATTGTTTATCGGTGTCCAGCAATTATGGGCGCTGGAGGTACCCCGGCTTCAAGGCCGGGTGAACGACTACGCCAACATGATCGGCAGCGCCACGCAACAGCAGTTGGAAGCCATGCTGGCCGATTTGGAGCGTTCCGACGGCACCCAGATCGTGGTGCTGACGATTCCGGAGTTGCAGGGCGATGCGCTTGAGGACTTTTCCATCCGCGTGGCCGAAAAATGGGGCATCGGGCAAAAGGCCAATGACAACGGCGCCATTTTATTGATCTCCAAAAACGACCGTAAAATCCGCATCGAGGTGGGCTACGGCCTGGAGGGACGGCTGACGGATCTGATGGTGGGCCGCATCATTCGCAATGTGATCGCCCCGCAATTCAAAATGGGCCGTTTCGATCAGGGGATCATGGACGGCGTATCGGCCATGGTGGGCACGGTCAAGGGGGAATACGAGGCACCGGCTTCGGAGCGCCGGCCCGAGAAAAACGGGCCGGGCTCATCGGGCCTGGTGGGGTTGATCGTCCTGTTCATGTTGCTGAATGTTTTGGGACGGGTGAATCGTTGGGTCGGCGCAGGCTTGGGTGGCGTGCTGGCACCCATCGCCGGCGCCTTATTGTTCGGCGCAGGCGCGTTGGCCATCCTGGCATTGATTCCCATCGGTGTGTTGGGTGGATTTTTACTCGGTACCTTCGGAGCGCCGCTATCCTTTGGCCACACCCTTCCCTCCTCGCGTCGCGGCACCCATTGGGGCGGCGGCGGCTTTGGCGGTTTTTCGGGAGGCGGCGGCTTCGGTGGTTTTTCCGGCGGCGGCGGCGGCTTCGGCGGCGGCGGCGCTTCGGGCGGATGGTAG
- a CDS encoding LemA family protein — protein sequence MRNRYMRLFLAIVVAFGAAGCGYNSLQATEEEVFKAWGNVEANLQRRADLIPNLVETVKGYAAHERETLEAVVEARAKATSVQLAPKDLSNAQAMQEMLQAQGGLSSALSRLMVVVERYPDLKANQNFIDLQNQLEGTENRINVARQRYNDAVQAFNTMVRKLPYSLTNSLLLHLERKEYFKAEGGAEKAPTVKF from the coding sequence ATGAGAAACCGTTACATGAGGCTATTTTTGGCGATTGTGGTGGCATTCGGGGCGGCGGGTTGCGGCTACAACTCGCTTCAGGCGACCGAAGAGGAGGTGTTCAAGGCGTGGGGCAATGTGGAAGCCAATCTGCAGCGTCGGGCCGATCTGATTCCGAACCTCGTGGAGACGGTCAAAGGCTACGCGGCTCATGAACGGGAAACCCTGGAGGCTGTGGTCGAGGCGCGGGCCAAGGCAACCAGCGTGCAACTGGCTCCCAAGGATCTGAGTAATGCCCAGGCCATGCAGGAGATGCTGCAGGCCCAGGGGGGATTGTCGTCGGCCTTGTCGCGCCTGATGGTGGTGGTGGAACGCTACCCGGACCTGAAGGCCAATCAGAATTTCATCGATCTGCAAAATCAACTGGAAGGTACCGAAAACCGGATTAACGTGGCCCGTCAGCGCTACAACGACGCGGTGCAGGCCTTTAATACCATGGTGCGAAAACTGCCCTACAGCCTGACCAACAGCTTGCTGCTGCACCTGGAGCGCAAGGAGTATTTCAAAGCCGAGGGCGGGGCCGAAAAGGCGCCCACGGTAAAATTCTAG
- a CDS encoding tyrosine-type recombinase/integrase codes for MSVYSVKAKGWRYDFTLNGTRHTRGWFKRKQDAVKAATLKKEELKNPVPVIEAPETPIDMAFLDLVNSRLDYVKAYNSERHYTDHLYLAKRWVKEWGKRKCREITPTMIQNYLLKRFRQTSGYTANKELRYIRAVFNFAMHPTRDWMDFNPTRGIEFFPVEKRIKYVPPKKDVLRVILAADPDTQDYLWTIALTMGRMGEVNRLTWQDVNFDARCVTLYTRKKKGGHLTPRSVPMTGKLFEVLVRRFENRDAEKPWVFWHRYWSRKNDCWIEGPYAERKKIMNTLCEKADVKYFRYHALRHYGASMLDSAKVPIGSIQRILGHENRATTEIYLHSVGEGERHAMDILDDGFKTFSHTDSHTDKKRGNS; via the coding sequence ATGAGCGTTTATTCGGTAAAGGCAAAGGGGTGGAGATACGACTTCACCCTGAACGGGACCAGGCACACAAGGGGCTGGTTCAAGCGGAAACAGGACGCCGTGAAGGCGGCCACATTGAAAAAGGAGGAGCTAAAAAACCCGGTGCCAGTGATCGAGGCACCAGAGACGCCAATCGACATGGCATTCTTGGATCTGGTCAATAGTCGTCTGGATTATGTGAAGGCGTATAACTCCGAACGGCATTACACTGACCATCTTTATCTGGCCAAGCGATGGGTCAAGGAATGGGGAAAACGGAAATGCCGTGAAATTACCCCGACGATGATCCAGAACTACCTGCTAAAACGATTCAGGCAGACGTCAGGATACACGGCAAATAAGGAGCTACGCTACATTCGCGCCGTGTTCAATTTTGCGATGCATCCGACGAGGGACTGGATGGATTTCAACCCGACCCGTGGTATCGAGTTTTTCCCAGTGGAGAAACGGATAAAATATGTCCCGCCCAAGAAAGATGTGCTCAGGGTCATCCTGGCAGCTGATCCGGACACCCAGGATTACCTTTGGACCATTGCTCTAACCATGGGGCGCATGGGTGAGGTAAACCGCCTGACATGGCAAGACGTCAATTTTGACGCCCGCTGTGTGACCCTTTATACAAGGAAGAAAAAGGGCGGGCATTTAACACCCCGAAGCGTTCCGATGACCGGCAAGCTTTTTGAAGTGCTGGTCAGGCGGTTTGAAAATCGGGATGCGGAAAAACCTTGGGTCTTTTGGCATCGCTACTGGAGTCGGAAAAATGACTGTTGGATAGAAGGGCCGTATGCGGAGCGGAAGAAAATCATGAATACGCTCTGCGAAAAAGCGGACGTGAAGTATTTCCGTTACCATGCATTACGTCATTATGGCGCTTCGATGCTTGACTCTGCCAAAGTCCCGATCGGATCGATTCAGCGCATTCTTGGCCACGAAAATCGTGCAACAACCGAGATCTATTTACACTCCGTTGGCGAGGGCGAACGTCATGCAATGGACATCCTGGATGATGGATTCAAAACTTTTTCACACACGGATTCACACACGGATAAAAAAAGGGGAAACAGCTGA